From Planococcus halocryophilus, the proteins below share one genomic window:
- a CDS encoding single-stranded DNA-binding protein: MNQVGIVGRLTKDPTMRVMNEGRIHTSFIVAVSRNYKNQKGETETDFVLCSTWGRPAHNVSKYCVKGSLVAVTGRLQSRSYDKEDGTRIYVTEVLGDQIRFLDKRKAQEETTSQQEPPQNDADFDFQPPGTEQVNA; encoded by the coding sequence ATGAATCAAGTCGGAATTGTAGGTCGCTTAACAAAAGATCCCACGATGCGAGTCATGAATGAAGGTCGGATACATACTTCCTTCATCGTAGCAGTTTCAAGAAATTATAAAAATCAGAAAGGAGAAACAGAAACAGATTTTGTTCTTTGTTCCACCTGGGGAAGGCCTGCTCATAATGTCTCGAAATACTGTGTAAAAGGATCTTTAGTAGCTGTTACCGGTCGCTTACAATCGCGTTCCTATGATAAAGAAGACGGAACGCGTATTTACGTAACAGAAGTGCTCGGCGACCAAATCCGGTTCCTCGATAAAAGAAAAGCGCAAGAAGAAACCACATCTCAGCAAGAACCGCCGCAAAACGATGCAGACTTCGATTTCCAACCGCCAGGAACTGAACAAGTAAACGCATAG
- a CDS encoding YwpF family protein, whose protein sequence is MKTFKMLSLGIDKEDQVTDYPVHDGIIINQENKERSWILEMLIDLPHQETFDRLKESNETIAVQVVISYPKNEPAPFEVVVKDVKIMGDYVSILMKGTLKRARRKYAETLLSELLEDGLEGQELLERFETDMRTRPGLRKDEV, encoded by the coding sequence ATGAAAACATTTAAAATGCTGTCATTAGGCATTGATAAAGAAGATCAAGTGACTGATTATCCGGTACATGATGGCATCATCATAAACCAGGAAAATAAAGAGCGTTCGTGGATTCTTGAGATGCTTATCGATTTACCGCACCAAGAAACTTTTGATCGCCTAAAAGAAAGTAACGAAACAATAGCTGTACAAGTTGTCATTTCTTATCCTAAAAACGAACCTGCACCTTTTGAGGTCGTTGTTAAAGATGTTAAAATCATGGGCGATTATGTTTCGATATTAATGAAAGGTACGTTAAAACGGGCTCGTCGAAAATACGCAGAAACGCTTCTTTCTGAACTGTTAGAGGATGGACTTGAAGGACAAGAGTTGCTTGAACGATTTGAAACTGATATGCGCACTCGTCCAGGACTTCGTAAAGACGAAGTATAA
- a CDS encoding S66 peptidase family protein, whose protein sequence is MRTLPKRLKKGDTVGVISPSSPPNQENLIKALPFLEELGLNVKLGKSVYEVNGYLAGTDEERLADLHAMFEDPEVSGIFCAGGGYGAARYADQIDYAMIKENPKVFWGYSDITFLHTAIGEYANLVTFHGSMLASDVGKPEFHERSRRMFGQLFGPFELHYTEEVSPLETMVGGVAQGELVGGNLSLIRSAIGTKFDLDVKGKILLIEDVDEEPAEVDEILNHLRMARKFDEAAGIIIGDFKNAEPKKRKPSLTLEQVLDNYFSDLKIPVVKGFKIGHCEPHFSVPLGALAKLDADAKTLTILPGVE, encoded by the coding sequence GTGAGAACGTTACCAAAACGATTAAAAAAAGGCGATACGGTTGGTGTGATTTCACCTTCAAGTCCGCCAAATCAAGAAAATTTAATAAAAGCATTGCCGTTTTTAGAAGAGCTCGGCTTAAACGTAAAACTTGGCAAGTCAGTTTACGAAGTTAACGGCTATTTAGCTGGAACAGATGAAGAACGCTTAGCCGATTTGCACGCAATGTTTGAAGATCCAGAAGTATCCGGTATTTTTTGTGCAGGCGGTGGGTACGGCGCTGCACGATATGCAGATCAAATCGATTACGCCATGATTAAAGAAAACCCGAAAGTATTTTGGGGCTATTCGGATATTACCTTTTTACATACAGCAATTGGCGAATACGCAAACTTAGTGACGTTCCATGGCTCGATGCTGGCATCAGATGTAGGGAAACCAGAATTTCACGAACGCAGCAGACGTATGTTCGGCCAATTATTTGGACCATTTGAATTGCATTACACAGAAGAAGTATCGCCACTTGAAACAATGGTAGGTGGAGTGGCACAAGGTGAGTTAGTGGGAGGAAATCTGTCGTTGATTCGCAGTGCAATCGGTACTAAGTTTGATTTAGATGTAAAAGGTAAGATTTTATTGATTGAAGATGTGGATGAAGAACCGGCTGAAGTGGATGAAATTCTCAACCATTTGCGCATGGCACGAAAATTTGATGAAGCTGCGGGTATTATTATTGGCGATTTCAAAAATGCCGAGCCGAAAAAACGCAAGCCATCGTTGACGTTAGAACAAGTATTAGACAATTACTTTAGTGATTTGAAAATTCCAGTTGTGAAAGGCTTTAAAATCGGACATTGCGAACCGCATTTTTCTGTTCCGTTGGGTGCTCTTGCTAAACTAGATGCAGATGCTAAAACTTTAACAATTCTTCCAGGTGTCGAATAA
- the fabZ gene encoding 3-hydroxyacyl-ACP dehydratase FabZ, which produces MLTTEQIQAILPHRYPFLMVDRILEIEAGKKAVGLKNVSANEDFFNGHFPGYPVMPGVLIVEALAQVGAAAVLQLDANKGRLAFFTGIDNCRFKRQVIPGDQLRLEVVLTKLRGSMGKGHAIASVDGELACECDILFALGPVASE; this is translated from the coding sequence TTGTTGACAACTGAACAAATTCAAGCAATTTTACCACATCGCTACCCATTTTTGATGGTAGATCGCATTTTAGAAATCGAAGCTGGAAAAAAAGCTGTTGGTTTAAAAAATGTATCTGCGAATGAAGATTTCTTTAATGGACATTTCCCAGGTTACCCTGTTATGCCAGGTGTGTTAATCGTTGAAGCATTGGCACAAGTTGGCGCAGCGGCTGTTTTGCAGTTAGATGCGAACAAAGGCCGTTTAGCATTTTTTACAGGAATTGATAATTGCCGCTTTAAGCGACAAGTTATACCAGGAGATCAATTACGCTTAGAAGTTGTGTTAACAAAACTGCGCGGATCAATGGGCAAAGGGCATGCAATTGCTTCAGTAGACGGCGAGCTTGCATGTGAATGTGATATTCTTTTTGCTTTAGGACCAGTCGCTTCAGAATAA
- a CDS encoding DNA-directed RNA polymerase subunit beta, whose product MAELKKNFSLRKKAKSDVAEPESPKKTWWVQIRLFPIWLRIVIVIALIALAAVLGVMIGFGVIGDGSPADALKWETWQHILDIMGGK is encoded by the coding sequence ATGGCTGAACTGAAGAAAAACTTTTCTCTTCGAAAAAAAGCTAAAAGTGATGTGGCAGAACCAGAAAGTCCTAAAAAGACATGGTGGGTTCAAATACGCCTATTTCCAATTTGGCTACGTATAGTTATAGTGATCGCCTTAATCGCCTTAGCGGCTGTTCTAGGTGTAATGATAGGCTTTGGTGTAATTGGTGACGGTAGTCCCGCCGATGCATTGAAGTGGGAAACATGGCAGCACATATTAGATATTATGGGTGGCAAATAA
- a CDS encoding C40 family peptidase: MLQTESTAWVCSVPVATVWTAPEKARPVDAEGIAEHPNINNWLKSMSQEDNQDLVNGNRIQTQLLYGEPVLIEEVVNDWAKIIALWQPCQKDERGYPGWVPASQLKEVENLTELGYARVKHNKAQLWTEDFKPLKVVSFNTMLPVKEIGEFIRLQTPDGDALVMTEAVEIVSAYSQSPKGSGVDIAELGADFLDLPYLWAGMSSYGLDCSGLTYNLMKANGVIISRDAVDQVLEGFEVDPSAAESWHIGDLLFFAHEEGKGKIHHVGVYYGNGLMLHSPKPGKSVEIIELAGTKHEVELCAIRRFTEIEDRED, translated from the coding sequence TTGTTGCAGACAGAATCTACGGCGTGGGTATGTAGTGTTCCCGTTGCAACCGTTTGGACTGCGCCGGAAAAAGCGCGTCCAGTCGATGCAGAAGGAATTGCGGAACATCCCAATATCAATAACTGGCTAAAAAGCATGAGCCAAGAAGACAATCAAGATTTGGTTAATGGTAACCGAATCCAAACGCAACTGCTATACGGGGAACCTGTGTTGATCGAGGAAGTAGTAAACGATTGGGCGAAAATCATTGCGCTTTGGCAACCATGTCAAAAAGATGAGCGTGGCTATCCCGGGTGGGTACCTGCTAGTCAATTAAAAGAAGTCGAAAACTTAACGGAACTTGGCTATGCTCGCGTCAAACATAATAAAGCACAGCTTTGGACAGAAGATTTCAAACCGCTAAAAGTCGTGTCGTTTAATACGATGTTGCCGGTCAAAGAGATTGGCGAGTTTATTCGGCTTCAAACGCCAGATGGGGATGCATTAGTGATGACAGAAGCTGTCGAAATCGTTAGTGCTTACAGTCAAAGTCCAAAAGGAAGTGGAGTAGATATTGCCGAGCTTGGTGCGGATTTTTTGGATTTGCCTTATTTATGGGCGGGGATGTCGAGCTACGGCTTAGATTGTTCAGGGCTTACGTATAATTTAATGAAAGCAAACGGCGTAATCATTTCACGCGATGCTGTGGATCAAGTATTAGAAGGTTTTGAGGTAGATCCGAGTGCTGCTGAATCTTGGCATATTGGAGATTTATTGTTTTTTGCTCACGAAGAAGGCAAAGGGAAAATTCATCATGTCGGCGTGTATTATGGCAACGGGCTAATGCTGCATTCGCCAAAACCTGGGAAGTCAGTTGAAATCATCGAACTTGCAGGAACAAAGCATGAAGTGGAGTTATGTGCCATCCGCCGATTTACAGAAATCGAAGACAGAGAAGACTAG
- a CDS encoding DUF2187 family protein, with protein MAFQPHEKEVSEFVAARYIGEWISFTRNGVDVNGTIFKIMDNSVIVEISPEDAKEIGAASNMTVISHKKYRIIEA; from the coding sequence ATGGCTTTCCAACCCCATGAAAAAGAAGTATCAGAATTCGTAGCAGCACGCTACATAGGCGAATGGATTTCTTTCACTCGTAACGGCGTCGATGTTAACGGCACCATCTTTAAAATTATGGACAACTCGGTGATTGTTGAAATTTCACCAGAAGACGCAAAAGAAATTGGTGCGGCATCCAACATGACCGTAATTTCACATAAGAAATACCGCATTATCGAAGCATAA
- a CDS encoding DEAD/DEAH box helicase codes for MNQFQTEGSRLYYLTINRGELFRIQAANESGNRIPPEIWKSYLYFLDKDSFYGLTAQTDGLDLVLTPADFVRLFQNEPHHYVTFAGQRAEDESWLKLAEKVADSLSDPNLWDHVSVEADDIVISAKYGDNEIRAFLADTIHHQLRQKGLTVAQLPYIQGFVQQAGWQGLPDADDYVVALQLSEPDEDEYWSFKVVMRSKRGSVYWSPSKRRTNEPIPTALPEKWRSFAPDIKNRQALLLSLCPSIESFDEDRFYHVEWTDAEILEFLRNDAEILQAFGVEVSIPSWLKAVQESKIRVKANVNSTIKKASVVGLDQIINFDWQFSLNGHDLSMQDFQRLVSENKEFIRIGNEWVRVDSNLLMQLRKMIEEAEDADWTIKDMLFQNVPEIMLEETTEEDDPLVEFHLNRSLKTLLDKLLDKRDLPETTLPQNLLTELRPYQKIGFDYLVFMRQEGFGLCLADDMGLGKTVQLITYLLHVHGKKPDQPSLIVCPTSVLGNWQKELERFAPDLKVVTHYGSVRPKGEEFNAFLAKEKPDVVLSTYGIASSDGEEMQSLHWSSITLDEAQNIKNMYTKQSRTIRKFKGDHHIALTGTPIENRLSELWSIFDFINKGYLYRIKQFQENFMIPIERDNSEEHKEKLRQRIQPFLLRRTKKDPDLQLNLPEKQEQLEYCPLTPEQAALYEGLVQDTVQKMETLTGFEKKGLVLKMLSKLKQLCNHPSLYLKEPYTNAAEILPRSQKLERIVTLAGEIAERGEQCLIFTQYIGMGHILQQAINELYGHEVPFLTGSMPKQQRDTLVAQFQAGKFPIFILSLKAGGTGLNLTAATHVLHADRWWNPAVENQATDRAYRIGQTQFVHVHKFVTIGTIEEKIDSLLVQKQSMSEEFIQSSQWMTDLSDNDLKELFTYSL; via the coding sequence ATGAATCAATTCCAAACTGAAGGAAGCCGTCTCTACTATTTAACCATCAATCGTGGAGAACTTTTCCGTATCCAGGCCGCCAATGAATCCGGCAATCGGATTCCACCGGAAATCTGGAAGTCGTACTTGTATTTTCTGGATAAAGATAGTTTTTACGGCTTGACTGCACAAACTGATGGGTTGGATTTGGTATTAACACCGGCTGATTTTGTTCGTTTGTTCCAAAATGAACCTCATCATTACGTGACGTTTGCTGGACAACGTGCAGAAGATGAAAGTTGGCTAAAGCTTGCTGAAAAAGTCGCTGACTCATTAAGTGACCCTAATTTATGGGACCATGTATCGGTTGAAGCAGATGATATTGTAATTAGTGCAAAGTATGGAGATAACGAAATACGTGCGTTTCTTGCCGATACTATTCATCATCAATTGCGTCAAAAAGGCTTGACTGTTGCCCAACTGCCTTATATTCAAGGCTTTGTCCAACAAGCAGGTTGGCAAGGTTTACCTGATGCTGATGATTATGTGGTTGCGCTGCAATTGAGCGAACCCGATGAAGATGAATATTGGTCTTTTAAAGTGGTTATGCGTTCAAAACGTGGCAGTGTTTATTGGTCTCCTTCTAAACGTCGTACAAATGAACCTATACCTACAGCATTACCAGAGAAATGGCGTTCGTTTGCGCCAGATATTAAAAATCGCCAAGCCTTACTACTAAGTTTATGCCCTTCTATTGAGAGCTTTGATGAAGACCGTTTTTACCATGTTGAATGGACAGATGCAGAAATTCTTGAGTTTTTGCGTAATGATGCAGAAATCTTGCAAGCTTTTGGAGTTGAAGTGTCTATTCCTTCTTGGTTAAAAGCTGTTCAAGAATCAAAAATTCGTGTCAAAGCTAATGTGAACTCGACCATTAAAAAAGCTTCTGTTGTCGGTCTTGACCAAATCATCAATTTTGACTGGCAGTTTTCGTTAAATGGTCATGATCTTAGCATGCAAGATTTTCAGCGCTTAGTTTCGGAGAACAAGGAATTTATCCGCATCGGTAATGAATGGGTACGTGTGGATTCAAACTTGCTGATGCAATTGCGGAAAATGATTGAAGAAGCAGAAGATGCCGATTGGACCATTAAGGATATGTTGTTCCAAAACGTACCGGAAATCATGCTTGAGGAAACAACTGAAGAAGATGATCCACTCGTTGAATTCCATTTAAATAGATCCTTAAAAACGCTACTCGACAAACTTCTTGATAAGCGTGATTTACCGGAAACAACATTGCCACAAAATTTATTAACCGAGCTACGTCCTTACCAAAAAATCGGCTTTGATTATTTGGTGTTTATGCGACAAGAAGGCTTTGGACTGTGTTTAGCAGATGATATGGGTCTTGGAAAAACGGTTCAGCTCATTACTTATTTACTACATGTTCACGGGAAAAAACCTGATCAACCATCGCTAATTGTTTGCCCAACTTCTGTACTCGGTAACTGGCAAAAAGAGTTAGAGCGCTTTGCTCCTGATTTGAAAGTAGTCACGCATTACGGCAGTGTCCGTCCAAAAGGCGAAGAATTTAATGCCTTTTTAGCTAAAGAAAAACCCGATGTCGTATTATCGACTTACGGTATTGCTTCTTCTGACGGCGAGGAAATGCAAAGTTTGCATTGGTCGAGCATTACACTCGATGAAGCACAAAACATCAAGAATATGTACACAAAACAATCGCGTACTATCCGTAAATTCAAAGGAGATCATCATATTGCCTTGACTGGAACGCCGATTGAAAATCGCTTGTCTGAGCTATGGTCGATATTCGACTTTATCAATAAAGGCTACCTTTACCGTATCAAGCAATTTCAAGAAAACTTCATGATTCCAATCGAACGCGATAATTCTGAAGAACATAAAGAAAAATTGCGTCAGCGAATTCAGCCATTCCTGCTGCGTCGGACGAAGAAAGATCCGGACTTGCAATTAAATTTGCCTGAAAAACAGGAACAGCTGGAATATTGTCCACTGACACCCGAACAAGCCGCTCTATATGAAGGCTTGGTTCAGGACACGGTGCAGAAAATGGAGACGCTCACAGGCTTCGAGAAAAAAGGACTTGTATTGAAAATGTTAAGCAAATTAAAGCAGCTATGTAACCATCCGTCTCTTTATTTAAAAGAGCCTTATACGAACGCTGCTGAAATTCTTCCTCGTTCTCAAAAACTAGAGCGCATTGTGACCTTAGCCGGGGAAATTGCAGAACGCGGGGAACAATGTTTGATATTCACACAGTACATCGGTATGGGGCATATACTGCAACAAGCGATTAATGAGTTGTATGGTCATGAAGTGCCATTCTTAACCGGTAGCATGCCAAAACAACAGCGTGATACGTTAGTAGCTCAGTTCCAAGCTGGGAAATTCCCTATTTTCATCTTGTCCTTGAAAGCAGGCGGCACCGGTCTAAACTTAACGGCCGCAACGCATGTTTTACATGCCGACAGATGGTGGAATCCAGCGGTGGAAAATCAAGCGACTGACAGAGCTTATCGTATTGGTCAAACTCAATTCGTTCATGTCCATAAGTTTGTGACAATCGGAACAATTGAAGAAAAAATTGATTCTCTATTGGTTCAAAAACAATCGATGTCTGAAGAGTTTATTCAATCCAGTCAATGGATGACCGACCTTTCGGATAATGACTTGAAAGAACTGTTTACTTATTCACTATAA